The DNA sequence ACAGGCCGGACGAAAGGATGACCGACCCGGAACGGCACACCAGGCGCCCTTGTGCGGGGCGACGTGAAGGTTTTGGGTGTACGGGTTGGTGCCGGGCCGGGACCATCGCATCCCCGGGCCGGCGACATGGTGGAATCTCAGGAGGATCCCCGCATGTCCGATTCGGCAGGTGGCTGTATCCCGCCACGTACCGCCGTCACAGAAGCCGAGGTGGAAGCCCTGGTGCGGGGCATCTGCTTCAAGACCGGACCGCCGCGCCGCCTCGGTGTCGAGGTGGAATGGCTCGTCCACGAGCTGCGGGATCCGCGGCTCCCCGTCACACCCGAACGACTCGGAGCGGCCTACGCCGCCCTGCGGACCGTGCCCCTGAGGTCGGCGCTCACCACCGAGCCCGGCGGCCAGCTGGAGCTGAGCTCGCCGCCCGCCGCCTCCCTGATGGAGTGCATCGGTACCGTCTCCGCCGACCTCGACGCCGTCCGCGCGGTGCTCCGCCGGGACGGTCTCGAACTGGTCGGCCTCGGCCACGATCCGTGGCACACGCCCCGCCGGTTCCTGCGCGAGCCGCGCTACGACGCCATGGAGGCCTGTCTGGACCGCACCGGCCCCGCCGGGCGGGCCATGATGTGCACCTCCGCCTCCGTGCAGGTGTGCCTGGACGCCGGGTACGAGGAGCCCGGCCCCCTCGGCCACGTACGGCGCTGGTGGCTGGCGCACCAGCTGGGCGCGGTCCTGGTCGCCGCGTTCGCCAACTCGCCGGTCGCCGGTGACCGGCCGACCGGCTGGCTGTCCACGCGGCAGCTGCGCTGGGTGCAGATCGGCACCGCCCGTGCGGGCGGCCCCGCACTGGACTCCGACCCGCGCGCCGCCTGGGCGCGGCACGTGCTGGACGCGCCCGTCATGTGCGTACGGCACGACAGCGGGCCGTGGCAGGTGCCGGACGGGCTGACGTTCCGGGAGTGGACCCGGTCCCATGCGCCCAGACCGCCGACCAGGGAGGATCTCGACTACCACGCGACCACCCTGTTCCCGCCGGTCAGGCCCCGCGGCCACTTGGAGCTGCGCATGATCGACGCGCAGCCCGGTGACGACGGCTGGATCGTGCCGCTGGCCGTGACGGCGGCGCTGTTCGACGACCCGGAGGCCGCCGAGACCGCCTACCGGGCGGTCAAGCCGCTGGCCGAGCGCACCCACGGCATGCCCGCGCCGCATAACCCGCTCTGGCGGGACGCGGCCCGTGACGGGCTGGCCGACCCGGAGCTGCGGGAGGTGGCCGTCACCTGTTTCGCGGCGGCGCTGCGCGCCCTGCCCCGGCTCGGCGCCACCCCCGACGTCGTCGACGCCGTCGCGGCGTACGCCGACCGCTACGTCGCCCGGGGCCGCTGCCCCGCCGACGACCTGCTCGACGAGCTGCGCACCACCGCCGGCGGCACCGCCGCGCCGGACGCCCCCGGCACGCACCCCGACGACCCGCATCCGCACGGGAAGGACACCCCCTCATGACCGACCCCGCCCTCGACGCCGAAGCCCTGCGCGAGCGCGCGGTCGCCTCGCTGATCACCGCCCGGGACCGGACCACGCTGCTCACCAGCTGCGTCGACGGGCCCGACCTGACCGCGCAGCACTCCCCGCTGATGTCCCCGCTGGTGTGGGACCTCGCCCACATCGGCAACCAGGAGGAGCAGTGGCTGCTGCGGGCCGTCGCCGGCCACGAGGCGATACGGCCCGAGATCGACACCCTCTACGACGCCTTCGAGCACCCGCGCGCCACCCGCCCGAGCCTGCCGCTGCTGCCGCCCGAGGAGGCCCGCCGGTACGCCGCCGACGTGCGGGGCAGGGCGCTGGACGTGCTGGAGGGCGCCTCGTTCCACGGGACGCGGCTGACGGAGGCGGGTTTCGCCTTCGGGATGATCGCGCAGCACGAACAGCAGCATGACGAGACCATGCTGATCACCCATCAGCTGCGCCGGGGCCCGCAGGCCCTGACCGCTCCCGACCCGGAGCCGGTGCCGCTGTTCACGGGCGCCTCCGAAGTCCTCGTCCCCGGTGGCCCGTTCACCATGGGGACCTCGGACGAGCCGTGGGCCCTGGACAACGAACGCCCCGCGCACCGGCGCGAGGTGCCGTCCTTCTTCATCGACACCACGCCCGTGACGAACGCCGCCTACCAGGCGTTCATCGAGGACGGCGGCTACGACGAGCCGCGCTGGTGGACCGCCGACGGCTGGTCCCACATCCGCCGCAACTCCGTCACGGCGCCGCTGTTCTGGCGCCGTGACGGACGGCAGTGGCTGCGGCGCCGGTTCGGCGTCACCGAGGTGGTGCCGCCCGACGAGCCGGTGCTCCACGTGTGCTGGTACGAGGCGGACGCCTACGCCCGCTGGGCCGGGCGCCGGCTGCCCACCGAGGCCGAGTGGGAGAAGGCCGCCCGGCACGACCCGGCCGGCGACCGTTCGATGCGCTACCCGTGGGGCGACGCCGACCCCGGTCCCGAGCACGCCAACCTCGGCCAGCGGCACCTGCGTCCGGCGCCCGCCGGGAGCTACCCGGCCGGTGAGTCGCCGCTCGGGGTGCGGCAGCTGATCGGCGACGTGTGGGAGTGGACGGCGAGCGACTTCCTGCCCTACCCGGGCTTCAGGGCGTTCCCGTACAAGGAGTACTCGGAGGTGTTCTTCGGGCCGGAGTACAAGGTGCTGCGCGGCGGTTCGTTCGCCGTGGACCAGGTGGCCTGCCGGGGCACGTTCCGCAACTGGGACCTGCCGATCCGGCGGCAGATCTTCTCCGGGTTCCGCACGGCGCGCTCGGAGGCGGTCTGATGTGCCGTCACGTGGCCTATGTGGGGCCGGAGGAGCCGCTGGGCGGTCTGCTCGTGGAGCCCGCGCACGCCCTGTACCGCCAGTCCTGGGCGCCCCGGCGGCAGCGGTACGGCACGGTCAACGCCGACGGTTTCGGGGTGGGCTGGTACGCCGATGGCGATCCGGTGCCGGCCCGGTACCGCCGGGCCGGGCCGGTCTGGGCGGACCTGTCGTTCGCCGATCTCGCCCGTGTGGTGCGGACCCGGGCGCTGCTCGCCGCCGTACGGGACGCGACCCTGTCGGGTGCCGACGCGGAGGCCGCGGCGGCGCCGTTCGCCGCCGGGACCTGGCTGTTCAGCCACAACGGCGCGGTGCCGGGCTGGCCGGGCTCACTCGCGCCGCTGGTGGGCGGCCTGTCCGCCGAGGACGTCCTGTCGCTGGAGGCCCGCAACGACTCGGCGTTCGTGTGGGCCCTGGTGCTCGCCCGGCTGCGGGCCGGCGACACCCAGGGGCAGGCGCTGGCCGACACGGTGCTGGAGGTCGCCGACGCGGCCCCCGGGTCCCGGCTCAATCTGCTGCTCACCGACGGCGACACCGTCACCGCGACCGCCTGGGGCGACACGCTGTGGTACCTCACCCGGCCCGGCGGCGGCACCGTCGTGGCCTCCGAGCCCTACGACGACGATCCGCACTGGCGCGAGGTCCCCGACCGCACCCTGCTCTCGGCGAGCCGCTCGGACGTCCTGCTGACCCCGCTCAAGGAACCCGGCGACGCCGTGACGTCCGCCGGCGCGCCCGCACCTGCCAAGGAGCCCCTCACGTGAGTCCGTTCCTCCTCACCCGCACCCTGCCCGAGGACGCCACCGGCGCCGCCCTGCGCGCCGACGTCCGCGCGGGCCTGACCGGCAGTCCCAAGACGCTGCCGCCGAAGTGGTTCTACGACGCCCACGGCAGCGAGCTGTTCGAGCGGATCACCGCACTGCCGGAGTACTACCCGACGCGTGCCGAACGCGAGATCCTGCTGACCCGCGCGGACGAGATCGCCGCCGCGTCCGGCGCCCGCACCCTGGTCGAGCTGGGCTCCGGTTCGTCGGAGAAGACCCGGTACCTGATCGACGCCCTCACCGGGCTGCGCACCTACGTCCCCGTCGACGTCAGCGAGAGCGCCCTCACCCTGGCCGGGCGGGCGCTGCTCGCCGAGCGGCCGGGGCTGGACGTGCACGCGCTGATCGCCGACTTCACCGCCCGGCTGACGCTGCCCGACACGCCGGGACCGCGCCTCGTGGCGTTCCTCGGCGGCACCGTGGGCAATCTGCTGCCCGCCGAACGGGCCGCGTTCCTCGCCTCCGTCCGTGCCCTGCTCGCCCCGGGCGACGCCCTGCTGCTGGGCACGGACCTGGTGAAGGACGAGCGGGTGCTGGTCCGGGCGTACGACGACGCGGCCGGGGTGACGGCCGCCTTCAACATGAACGTCCTGACCGTGATCAACCGGGAGCTGGACGCCGACTTCGATCCGGCCGCCTTCGAGCACGTGGCGCTGTGGGACGCCGAGCGGGAGTGGATCGAGATGCGGCTGCGCTCCCGTACCGCGCAGTCGGTGAAGATCCCGGCACTGGGACTCGCCGTGGACTTCGCGGCGGGCGAGGAACTGCGCACCGAGGTGTCGGCGAAGTTCCGGCAGGAGGGGGTGCGTGAGGAGCTGGCCGCCGCGGGGCTGGAGCCGGCCCGGTGGTGGACGGACGGGGAAGGGCGGTTCGCGCTGTCCCTGAGCTTCGCTCGCTGACACCCGCACCGCGCCGGTCACCGGGGCCCTAGCTAGTCGAAGGCCAGGGCCTCGGTGATGCGCCGTGCCGCGCGTGCGGCCTCCGTCGCCGGGTCGGACCCGGTGAGCACCTTCGTCATGTACTCCTTGATCGGGTTGTCCGCCTCGACCGCGCCCCACTGGGGTGTGCTGGGGGTCGCGCGTCCCCGTGCGGCTCCGGCCGCCATGGCCGCGACCCCCTCCTCCTCCGCCACCGCGTCGGCGAGGGCCGCCTTGTTGGGGACGTAGTTCATCGTGCGGGCCAGTTCGGTGTTCCACCGGGCGCCGGTGAGCGCGGCGACGACCTCGACGGCGCCCTCCTTGGCGTCGGTGTTCGCCGGGACGACGAGGTCGGAGCCGCCGGTGAAGACGGCACCGGGCCGGCCGGCGGTCCTGCCGGGGACCGGGAAGTAGCCCAACTCGCCCTTGAGATCCGGGTTCTCCTTGACGATGGCCTGGGCCGTCCCGGGCACGGCCACGATCTGCGCGATGCGCCCCCGTGCGAACACGCCCGCCTGCGGCGGGTGTTCCTCGTCGGCGTCGACGGGGCCGTCGCCGAGTGCCTGGAGCCGGCGGTAGAAGTCCATGCCGCGCAGGGCCGCCGCGCTGTCGAGCGTGCCGCGCCAGACGCCGTCCCGTTCCCTGGCGAGCTCCCCGCCCTCCTCCCAGATGAACCCGGCGAGCGTGTACCAGTCCTGCCCCGCGAGGTAGATCCCCTGGTTGCCCCCGGTGTCGAGCTGCTCGGTGAGGTCGAGCCAGTCGTCGCGGGTCTTCGGCGGGGCGCTGACGCCGGCCTCCCGGAAGAGGTCCTTGCGGTAGATGACGACGCGGTTGGCGGCGTACCAGGGGATGCCGTACTGCTGGGAGCCCCACCGGCCGGGTTCGGCGAGGCCGGGCAGCCACGCGTCGCGGCCCCAGTCCCGCATGGACTCCAGGGTGAGGTCGAGCAGCCCGTCGCCCTCCGCGTACTGGGTGACCTGGGTGTTGCCGACCTCGATGACGTCGGGGCCGTCCGTCCGGTCCGTGTCCAGCGCCTTCTGCACCTTCGCGCCGATGCCGGTCCACTCCTGGACGCGGATGTCGACGTCGAGTCCGGGGTGCTCGCGCTCGAACTCCTCGGTGAAGCGGTCCAGGAACTCCTGCGAGGCGCTGTGCTGCATCAGCCACACGGTGACCGTGCGCCGTTCGGTTCCACTGTCGGGCAACAGTCCGCAGCCGCCGAGCAGGGAGGCGGACACGCAGACGAGGGCGAGCAGACGGCGTCTCACGAGGGGTCCTGTTTCTGTCTGAACGGACAGGGAGGGGCCCGACGTGGGGGGCGAGCGGAAGCTCGGGCGGGTGCCCAGCATCTTGGTATGGACCAATCGGTAGGTCAAGCGCGTCAGGCGAACGGGGCCGACGCCTCGCGCTCCGCCGCCCGGTGGGGCACGGTGGAGTGACGTGTGACACAGGCGGCGGCCCCGTGCCCGGGGCCTCCCGCCGGGGAGAGGAGCACCCGCATGTCGAACCACACCTACCGGGTCACGGAGATCGTCGGGACCTCGCCCGAGGGCGTCGACCAGGCCGTACGCAACGGCATCGAGCGCGCCTCGCAGACGCTGCGCAATCTGGACTGGTTCGAGGTGACCCAGGTGCGCGGCCAGATCGAGGAAGGGCATATCGCGCACTGGCAGGTGGGACTGAAGGTCGGCTTCCGCCTGGAGGGGACGGACTGAGGCGGGCCGGGGCTCAGGTCCGCCCTTCCCGCTCCTGGGCGTCCTTCAGCTCCCCGGACGGGGCCGTCCAGCGGGCCTGGACGACGGTGAAGCCCGCCTTCCGGGCGTCCAGGCAGACCAGCTCGTCGTCGTCGACCAGCACGCGGATCTTCCGGGTGCGGGCGAGCCGGCGCAGAATGGCCAGCTTGGTGTGGCGGGCGGGCCGACGGTCGGCGTTGCCGCGCATGTGCACCTCGCCCTCGGGCAGCCCCTGTGCGGCGAGCCAGTCCAGCGTGTCGCGCCGGCAGCGCTCGGGGCGCCCGGTGAGGTAGACGATCTCGCACTCCCGGGCGCTCTCCCGGACCAGCGCGACACCCTCGGCGAGCGGCGGGTCGTGCGGGGCGGCGGCGAAGAAGGCGTCCCAGTCTCGCGGTGCGCGCTCGAGGAACCGCTGCCGGTGCGCCGTGTCGGCGAGGGTGTTGTCGAGGTCGAACACGGCCAGCGGCCGCTCGCTGCGGTCGGTCACACCGGACAGCCTAGACGGGCGCGGCCGCGCGGAATCCTGTGGGCCGTCAGGTGTTGGCACTGGTATGAGTTCCGTGATCGCCTCGGCCCGTTTCTCCGTCCTCGACCGCTCGCGCACCCGGGAGGGGCACACCGGCCCCGAGGCGCTGCGGGACACCGTGCGCCTGGCGCGCGAGGTGGAGCGGCTCGGCTACCACCGGTTCTGGGTCTCCGAGCACCACGGCGTGCCGGGGGTCGCCGGTTCGGCGCCGACCGTGCTGGCCGCCGCCGTCGCCGGGGCGACCCGGACGATCCGCGTCGGCACCGGCGGGGTGATGCTGCCCAACCACCGGCCGCTGGTCGTGGCCGAGCAGTTCGGGGTCCTCGAATCGCTGTTCCCGGGGCGGATCGACATGGGCCTGGGCCGGTCGGTCGGCTTCACCGACGGGGTCCGCAGGGCGCTGGGGCGCGACAAGGGCGACGCGGAGGACTTCGCGGCGCAGCTCGACGAACTGCTCGGCTGGTTCCGCGGCACCTCCCCCACCGGTGTGCACGCCCGGCCGGCCGAGGGCCTGACCGTGCCGCCGTTCGTGCTGGCCATGGGTGAGGGCGCCGCGGTCGCGGCCCGCGCCGGCCTGCCGATGGTCATCGGCGACCTGCGTGACCGGGACCGGATGCGGCGCGGCATCGACCGCTACCGCGACCTGTTCCGCCCCTCGGAGTGGGCGAGCGAGCCGTACGTCATCGTCTCCGGCGCGGTCGCGGTGGCCTCCACCCCCGAGCGGGCGCGCCGCCTGCTGATCCCGGAGGCCTGGTCGATGGCGTACTCGCGGACGCGCGGCACCTTTCCGCCGCTGCCGCCCGCCGAGCGGGTCGAGGCGCTGTCCATGACCGCCAGGGAGCGCGACCTCTACGCGTCGGGGCTCACCGGCCAGATGGCGGGCACCGAGGAGGAGGTGGCGCACGCGCTGGAGTCGGTCCTGGAGGAGACGGGGGCGCAGGAGGTGCTGGTCACCACCAGCACCCACGACCGGGAGGCGCTGCTGGACTCCTACCGCCGGCTCGCCGCGCTCGCGGGGCTGGACGGCAGCGCGACGCGCCGGTGACATCGCACCGGCGCGTCGCCTGCGGGGTGGGTGGGCGGGGCCGCTCCTACTCGCGGCCCCTCCGCGGGACGTCACGGCCCGGACTTCCGCGTCCCGGAACGTCACGGCCCCGGGCGTCTCCGCCCGGGCCGCCGCGGCCGCGGCGCCTCTCGTCGGCTTCCATCTCCGTCTCGGCCTCGATGCGCTCCTTGCGGACCCGCCCGTGGACGGTCTCGTCCGTCGTCTTCTCCTCCGTGGTCAGCCGGACCCGCTCGACCGGCACCGACTCGGTCTCCACGACCGGGCGTTCCTCGTGCAGCGTGACCTCGTACTCGTCCTCGGTGAAGTCCGGGCCCGACATCGCGTCGCCGCGGTTGGCGTCCGTGATCGGCTCGCGCTCCACGCGCACTTCCTCGTGGCGCAGCGGCACGGTCTGCTGCACCTCTTCAGTGACGACGTACTTGCGCAGCCTGGCCCGTCCGCTCTCGTGCCGTTCGACGCCGACCCTCATCCGCTCCTCGGAGCGGGTCATCGCGTCGTCACCGCGCGCACCGGTGCGGGCCTCGCCCCGGCGTCCCGCGGTCCCGGCCGTCCCGGCCATACCGGCCCGGCCGGTCGTGCCCGGTGCTCCGGTCATGTCCGCCTTGCCGGTCGTCCCCGGCGCGCCGGCCGCCCGGGTGGTGTCCTCGCGCTCGCGGCGGCCCGCCATGCCGGCGGCTCCGGCCGCGCCCGCGGCACCCGCCGTGCCCGCCGTGCCCATGCCGGGGCTCCGGTCGCGTTCGCCGGGTTCCGTCAGGACGCTGTCCCAGTCGATGCCGTAGTAGTCGTACAGCCGGTGCTCCTCGTCGACCGAGAGGTGCCCGCCCGCGTCGATGTCGACGTTGGGCGCGCCCTTGACCTTGTCCTTGCGGTAGGGGACTTCCAGGTGGTCCTGTACGAGAGAGGCGTCGCGGATGGGGATGAACGACTCATTGGAGCCGAACATGCCCGTTTTGACGGTCACCCACTCGGGGCGTCCGCTCGCGTCGTCGAGAAAGACGTGCTTCGCGTCGCCGATCTTGTTTCCGTCCCCGTCGTACACGGGGTGATCCAGCAGGATCGAGATCTCTTCGCGGGTGATCATCTTCCATCACCCTCCCTTCGGGGGTCGCTCCTCTCCGGTTCTCACGATCAGCTCGGCGAAAACGGAACAAATGCAACAAATGTCACTTATTTTTTGACAGCGCTCACCGGAGGTGGCCGTCCTGTCGGCCCGTGTCGGCCTCCGGCTGCGCCGCGCGCGCCAGGGTGCGGCGGTCGCGGTGGCACCCCGGCGGGAGGGGCGCCCGCACCTCGACCTCGGCGACCACCCCCCGGGCGGACGCCACGCGCCACAAGGACGCGAGCAGCGTGTCGTCGCCGACGAAGGCCGGCGCGGTCGCCGGGGCCCCGCCCGCGCACCGGTAGCGGATGCGGACCGGCTGCACCGGCACCCCGGCGTCCAGGGCCGCCTGGAAGACCGCCCGGCGGAAGTGTCCCTGGGCGCGGCCGCACCAGGTGCTGCCCTCGGGGAACGCCGCGACCGCCGCGCCCCCGCGCAGCACCCCGGCGACGGCGGCGACCGTCTCCGGCAGGGCGCGCAGCCGGTCACGGTCGATGAACAGCACGCCGCCGCGCGCCGCCAGCGCCCCCGCCACGGGCCAGCGCCGTATCTCGGACTTGGCCAGCATGCGGGCCGGACGGACCGCCGCGAGCAGCGGTACGTCCAGCCAGGAGATGTGGTTGGCGACGAGCAGGAGCCCGCCGGTGGGGGCGGCGGCCCCGGCGATGCGGACCCGGACCCCGGCGGCGCGCACGATCCAGCGGCACCACCGGCGCACCGGTTCCGCCGGGATCCGCGGCCCGAGCGGCAGCAGGGCGATCCCGGCGAGCAGCAGGAGGCCGACCGTCGCCAGGCGCAGCACCGCCAGCGGTACGGCCGCCGCGCGGGCCGTCGGTTCCACACAGCCCCGCGGGGTGCAGGGCGCGCCGGGCAGCCAGACGCTCATCAGGCGGGGACGAGGGAGAGGAAGTGGCGCAGGTAGCGGGGGTTGACCCGGTTCATCGGCAGCAGCACGTAGAGGTCGGCGACGCCGAAGTCGGCGTCGTGCGCGGGCTCGCCGCACACCCAGGCGCCGAGCCGGATGTAGCCGCGCAGCAGGGCGGGCAGTTCGGTGGCCGCGGCGGGCACGGCGGGCACGGCGGCCTGCGGCAGCCAGGGGTGCAGCGGGCGGACCCGGTACTCCTCCGGCGCGAGGTGCCGGTCGCGCACCCGGTCCCAGGCGGCGGAGGCGAGGGCGCCGCCGTCGGCGAGCGGGATGGAGCAGCAGCCGGCCAGCCAGGCGTGGCCGCGGTCGGTCATGTAGCGGGCGATGCCGGCCCAGATGAGCCCGATGACCGCGCCGTCGCGGTGGTCGGGGTGCACACAGGAGCGGCCGACCTCGACGAGCGAGGGGCGTATCGGGTCCAGTGGCGCGAGGTCGAACTCGCTCTCCGCGTAGAGCCGTCCGGCGATCCCGGCGCGCTCCGGGGGCAGCAGGCGGTACGTGCCCACCACCTGGCCGCTCACCTCCTCGCGCACGAGCAGGTGGTCGCAGTACGCGTCGAAGGGGTCGACGTCCAGTCCCGGCTGCGGGCTGGACAGCAGGGCGCCCATCTCCCCGGCGAAGACGTCGTGGCGCAGCCGCTGCGCGGCACGCACGTCCTCCTCGTCGCGGGCGAGGGTGACGGTGTAGCGGGTGGGCGCCGAGGGCTGCGGGGGACGGTGGAGCGTGGTGACGCCGGTCATGGCTGACTCCTGGGCACGGGCCGGGGACGGCGGAGCGGGGCGGCGGGCCGGGGTCGTGCGGCCCGCCGCTCCTGTTCTTCCGATGCCGGTTGGCGCGCGCGTGACCTGTGCCGGGAGCGCGGATGTGGAGATGTTGAATGCCGGGGGCGCCGGGAGCGAGACGGGGCCGGGCGATGAGCACCGGTCCCGGCCCCGTCCGTTCGCGCCTGCGGCGAACGTCGGTGGGACGGCTACCGCTTCGCCGCCCTGCGGGTGGCCCGCAGCCACTCCTTGTTCATTCCGGTGATGGACACGAGCGGGATGCCCTTGGGGCACGCCGTCGCGCACTCGCCGGCGAGGGTGCAGCCGCCGAAGCCCTCCTCGTCCATCTGCGCCACCATGTCCAGCACCCGGGTCTCCCGCTCGGGGGCGCCCTGCGGCAGCACGTTGAGGTGGTTGATCTTCGCCGAGGTGAACAGCATCGCCGCGCCGTTGGGGCAGGCGGCGACGCAGGCGCCGCAGCCGATGCACTCGGCGTGCTCGAAGGCGAAGTCCGCGTCGGGCTTGGGCACCGGCGTGGCGTGGGCCTCCGGGGCGGAGCCGGTGGGCGCGGTGATGTAGCCGCCGGCCTGGATGATGCGGTCGAACGCCGACCGGTCGACCACCAGGTCCTTCACCACCGGGAAGGCGGCGGCCCGCCACGGTTCGACGTCGATGGTGTCGCCGTCCCGGAAGGAGCGCATGTGCAGCTGGCAGGTGGTGGTGCGCTCGGGCCCGTGCGCGTCGCCGTTGATGACCAGCGAGCAGGCGCCGCAGATGCCCTCGCGGCAGTCGTGGTCGAAGGCGACCGGGTCCTCGCCCTTGAGGATGAGCCCCTCGTTGAGCGTGTCGAGCATCTCCAGGAAGGACATGTCGGGCGAGATGCCGTCCACCTCGTACGTGGACATGGTGCCGTCGGCGTCGGCGTTCTTCTGCCGCCAGACGCGCAGGGTGAGCTTCATGCGTAGCTCCGCTGGGTGGGGTGGACGTACT is a window from the Streptomyces capillispiralis genome containing:
- a CDS encoding succinate dehydrogenase/fumarate reductase iron-sulfur subunit — protein: MKLTLRVWRQKNADADGTMSTYEVDGISPDMSFLEMLDTLNEGLILKGEDPVAFDHDCREGICGACSLVINGDAHGPERTTTCQLHMRSFRDGDTIDVEPWRAAAFPVVKDLVVDRSAFDRIIQAGGYITAPTGSAPEAHATPVPKPDADFAFEHAECIGCGACVAACPNGAAMLFTSAKINHLNVLPQGAPERETRVLDMVAQMDEEGFGGCTLAGECATACPKGIPLVSITGMNKEWLRATRRAAKR